In the genome of Gemmatimonadota bacterium, one region contains:
- a CDS encoding aminopeptidase P family protein — protein MNPRYKTGLFKAGNAQRAAGTTLGPVFSAALRSIFTAALWGMVLYGVNSAPPADAQTESLSITEDPGPALVKELAERRERILDGMGSGIMILFGAEPKVFSNDVNFPYRQESNLFYLTGISQPGAALVLLPGNRSQKEILFLPRRDPAREIWTGHMIGVEEARQRTGIAHVWPIEEFDAFVEAVLHGSAYEKRPSDDAGDYRAIGESVENGTPVAVWLLADASSRYGSRYPQALRFAAEAARFPAVQVRLASGLFRDLRVVKSDWELQRLQRAVDITRLAQRAIMRRASVPGGPGGPLNESVLDGIILSTYRAHGAHWGFPSIVASGPNATTLHYEENNRKIASGELVLADIGAAVGYYTADVTRTFPVGGVFSEVQREVYEVVLDAHARGVAAVRPGMTMRRVHEVARKVIADGLLKLGLITSTSDNQYRMWYMHGTSHWIGLDVHDVGGRDMPFRPGMVITVEPGIYVREDTLENLDDTPRNRALIEAIRPAFERYRNIGVRIEDDVLVTEDGHQVLSEGTPRTIEDVEAFMANPAP, from the coding sequence ATGAATCCACGTTATAAAACTGGTCTTTTTAAGGCCGGTAACGCGCAGCGCGCGGCCGGTACTACACTCGGCCCGGTTTTTTCCGCCGCGCTGCGCTCGATCTTCACTGCCGCGCTCTGGGGAATGGTCCTATACGGCGTAAACTCGGCTCCCCCGGCCGACGCCCAGACCGAGTCCCTGTCGATCACGGAGGACCCCGGGCCGGCGCTTGTGAAGGAGCTGGCGGAAAGGCGGGAACGGATCCTCGACGGCATGGGCAGCGGGATCATGATCCTCTTCGGGGCGGAGCCCAAGGTGTTCAGCAACGACGTAAACTTTCCCTACCGCCAGGAAAGCAACCTCTTCTACCTGACCGGCATCAGCCAGCCCGGCGCCGCCCTCGTGCTGCTGCCCGGAAACCGAAGCCAGAAGGAGATCCTCTTCCTCCCCAGGCGCGACCCCGCCCGTGAGATCTGGACCGGACACATGATCGGGGTGGAAGAGGCCCGGCAACGGACCGGGATCGCCCATGTCTGGCCGATTGAGGAATTCGACGCCTTCGTGGAGGCCGTCCTCCACGGATCGGCCTATGAAAAACGCCCCTCCGATGACGCAGGGGACTACCGGGCCATCGGCGAATCCGTCGAGAACGGAACGCCCGTGGCCGTCTGGCTCCTGGCCGACGCCAGTTCCCGGTACGGCAGCCGGTATCCGCAAGCCCTCCGGTTCGCGGCGGAGGCCGCCCGTTTTCCCGCCGTCCAGGTACGGCTGGCGTCCGGCCTGTTCCGGGACCTGCGCGTCGTCAAATCGGACTGGGAACTCCAGCGGCTGCAGCGCGCCGTCGACATCACCCGCCTGGCGCAGCGCGCCATCATGCGCAGGGCAAGCGTACCAGGCGGACCGGGCGGACCATTGAACGAATCCGTACTCGACGGCATCATTCTTTCCACCTATCGCGCGCACGGCGCCCACTGGGGTTTCCCGTCCATCGTGGCCTCGGGACCCAACGCCACGACCCTCCACTACGAGGAAAACAACCGCAAGATCGCAAGCGGCGAACTCGTCCTGGCCGATATCGGCGCGGCCGTCGGATACTACACGGCCGACGTTACGCGGACGTTCCCGGTCGGCGGGGTCTTTTCGGAGGTCCAGCGCGAAGTGTACGAGGTCGTCCTCGACGCCCATGCCCGGGGCGTCGCCGCCGTCCGGCCGGGCATGACCATGCGCAGGGTGCATGAAGTGGCGCGGAAGGTGATCGCGGACGGACTCCTGAAACTGGGGCTGATCACGAGTACATCCGATAACCAGTACCGCATGTGGTACATGCACGGCACGAGCCACTGGATCGGACTGGACGTCCATGACGTGGGCGGAAGGGACATGCCCTTCAGGCCGGGCATGGTGATCACGGTGGAACCGGGCATCTACGTCCGGGAGGACACGCTGGAGAACCTGGACGACACTCCGCGGAACCGTGCGCTGATCGAGGCGATACGGCCCGCCTTCGAACGGTACCGGAATATCGGGGTGCGCATCGAAGACGACGTGCTGGTGACCGAAGACGGACACCAGGTGCTGTCGGAAGGCACGCCCCGGACGATCGAGGACGTCGAAGCCTTCATGGCGAATCCCGCTCCTTGA
- the argJ gene encoding bifunctional glutamate N-acetyltransferase/amino-acid acetyltransferase ArgJ, whose protein sequence is MQTLDGGVLAPKGFLANTAGCGINSPKGSRKDLVVIDAGGTASAAGVFTTNRVQAAPVTLSKAHLQTGMARAVVVNSGNANACNGEPGMADAREMAALVAEGLSVPASEILVASTGVIGRPLPMDVIREGIREALGRQPLGPDPDAAESIMTTDTVPKTCAVRCDLDGAAVTVGGIAKGAGMICPDMATMIGVVTTDAAIAPGALKSALRRTVGKSFNCITVDGDMSTNDTVFILANGAAGNPPITQPSGDAYERFTEALEHVCTDLAKKIARDGEGATKLVEIRVRGASSDEDARTIGMSVANSALVKTAIYGHDPNWGRILCAVGYAGAESDPDTIDLYLCGYQLTCDGQGLPLDEPAMREALSASEIPVEIDLKLGDGAATVWTCDMSHEYVTVNAEYTT, encoded by the coding sequence ATGCAGACGTTAGACGGCGGCGTACTGGCCCCGAAGGGGTTCCTGGCCAACACGGCGGGTTGCGGCATCAACAGTCCGAAGGGCAGCCGCAAGGACCTGGTGGTGATCGACGCGGGCGGCACCGCCTCCGCGGCGGGGGTGTTCACCACGAACCGGGTGCAGGCCGCACCGGTGACGCTTTCCAAAGCCCATCTGCAGACCGGCATGGCGCGGGCCGTCGTGGTCAACAGCGGCAACGCCAACGCGTGCAACGGGGAACCCGGCATGGCGGACGCCCGGGAGATGGCCGCCCTGGTGGCCGAGGGGCTGTCCGTGCCCGCGAGCGAGATCCTCGTCGCTTCCACCGGGGTCATCGGACGGCCCCTGCCCATGGACGTGATCCGCGAAGGCATCCGGGAAGCGCTGGGCCGGCAGCCGCTTGGGCCTGACCCGGACGCCGCCGAGTCGATCATGACGACCGACACGGTGCCCAAGACCTGTGCGGTGCGGTGCGATCTGGACGGTGCGGCCGTGACAGTCGGCGGGATCGCCAAGGGCGCGGGCATGATCTGCCCGGACATGGCCACGATGATCGGCGTGGTCACGACGGACGCCGCCATCGCGCCGGGCGCCCTCAAGTCGGCCCTCCGACGGACCGTGGGCAAGTCCTTCAACTGCATCACCGTAGACGGAGACATGAGCACGAACGACACCGTGTTCATCCTGGCTAACGGCGCCGCGGGCAATCCGCCGATCACGCAGCCTTCCGGGGACGCCTACGAGCGGTTCACCGAAGCCCTCGAGCACGTCTGCACCGACCTGGCGAAGAAGATCGCCCGGGACGGCGAAGGCGCGACCAAACTCGTGGAGATCCGCGTGCGGGGCGCCTCTTCGGACGAGGACGCCCGGACGATCGGCATGAGCGTGGCGAACTCCGCCCTCGTGAAGACGGCCATCTACGGCCACGATCCCAACTGGGGCCGGATCCTCTGCGCCGTCGGGTACGCCGGCGCCGAATCGGATCCGGACACGATCGACCTGTACCTCTGCGGCTACCAGCTGACATGCGACGGCCAGGGGCTCCCCCTCGACGAACCGGCCATGCGGGAGGCCCTTTCCGCCAGTGAAATACCCGTCGAGATCGACCTCAAGCTGGGAGACGGCGCGGCGACGGTGTGGACCTGCGACATGTCCCACGAATACGTGACCGTGAACGCGGAATATACCACCTGA
- the carB gene encoding carbamoyl-phosphate synthase large subunit: MPKRTDIESILIIGSGPIVIGQACEFDYSGTQACRALREEGYRVVLINSNPATIMTDPDMADRTYVEPITAEYVEKVIRRERPDVLLPTLGGQTALNVAVELAESGTLDRYGVELIGAKLGAIKMAEDRELFQQAMERIGLEVPRGGFSRTVDEAWELVKNTGFPAIIRPAFTLGGAGGSIARSESEYAEAVEWGLSTSPITEVLIEESVIGWKEYELEVMRDLADNVVIICSIENFDPMGVHTGDSITVAPAQTLTDKEYQALRDASIKVIREIGVETGGSNIQFAVSPENGRILAIEMNPRVSRSSALASKATGFPIAKIAAKLAVGYTLDEIPNDITRETPASFEPTIDYVVVKIPRWAFEKFPNADTQLGTQMKSVGETMAIGRTFKEALQKGLRGLEIDRHGLGADGKDAVDAGTLAAGRADGKDAVDAGTLAAGRADGRADGVLDDLREQMSRPTAERIFQIKTALQLGMPIEEIYTLTGVDPWFLHNLRDIVELEGEIGAHRNGSMPRKLLHRAKQAGFSDVQIAHLTGSDERSVRARRIEARVDAVFKTVDTCAAEFEAMTPYYYSTYETENETRPKTRKTIMILGGGPNRIGQGIEFDYCCVQAVMALKEDGYETIMVNSNPETVSTDYDISDRLFFEPLTFEDVMNIVETEKPDGVIVQFGGQTPLKLALPLERAGVPIIGTSPDSIDLAEDRKRFGALTTELGIPHPPHGTVFSFEEAREVAGEIGYPVLVRPSYVLGGRNMALVYDDDSLQTYMRTAVHVSPEHPILIDKFLEDAFEYDVDAISDGTDVVLGGIMEHIEEAGIHSGDSACVLPPYMVKPMHIDTMRTYTHALARSLKVVGLINVQYAIKNDVVYVLEVNPRASRTIPFVSKAIGVPLAQLAAQVMAGKTLRELGFTEEIIPPYASVKEVVLPFVKFAGSDSLLGPEMKSTGEVMGIYEEPGIAFAKGQSAAGGSLPLSGTVLVSVNAFDHENVVDIARELDMLGFTIMATSGTGRTLEDAGLEVVRVNKVWEGEPHIVDHIRRSDIQLIINTPLGKSARDDDYMIRRAAIEANIPCITTLSAAWSAVKAIQALKNEGREISVKSLQEWHETLKEARA, encoded by the coding sequence TTGCCGAAACGCACCGACATCGAATCCATCCTGATCATCGGCTCCGGGCCGATCGTCATCGGACAGGCCTGCGAGTTCGACTATTCCGGCACGCAGGCCTGCAGGGCGCTCCGCGAAGAAGGCTACCGGGTCGTACTGATTAACAGCAACCCGGCCACGATCATGACGGATCCGGACATGGCGGACCGGACCTACGTCGAGCCCATCACCGCGGAATACGTGGAGAAGGTCATCCGGCGCGAGCGCCCCGACGTGCTGCTGCCCACGCTCGGGGGACAGACCGCCCTGAACGTCGCCGTCGAGCTCGCCGAGTCGGGCACGCTGGACCGCTACGGGGTCGAACTCATCGGCGCCAAGCTCGGGGCGATCAAGATGGCGGAGGACCGGGAACTGTTCCAGCAGGCCATGGAACGCATCGGCCTGGAGGTGCCCCGGGGCGGCTTCTCGCGGACTGTCGACGAGGCCTGGGAACTGGTGAAGAATACGGGCTTTCCCGCCATCATCCGACCGGCCTTCACCCTGGGCGGCGCGGGCGGGAGCATTGCGCGCAGCGAGTCGGAATACGCCGAAGCCGTCGAATGGGGCCTGTCCACCAGTCCCATCACCGAGGTGCTGATCGAGGAGTCGGTCATCGGCTGGAAGGAATACGAACTCGAGGTCATGCGGGACCTGGCCGACAACGTGGTCATCATCTGCTCCATCGAGAATTTCGATCCCATGGGCGTGCACACCGGCGACAGCATCACGGTCGCGCCCGCGCAGACCCTCACGGACAAGGAATACCAGGCCCTACGGGACGCCTCAATCAAAGTGATCCGGGAAATCGGCGTGGAGACGGGCGGATCGAACATCCAGTTCGCCGTCAGCCCCGAAAACGGCCGCATCCTGGCCATCGAGATGAACCCCCGCGTGTCCCGCAGCTCGGCCCTCGCCTCCAAGGCCACGGGCTTCCCCATCGCCAAGATCGCCGCGAAGCTGGCGGTCGGATATACGCTGGACGAGATCCCGAACGACATCACCCGCGAAACCCCGGCTTCCTTCGAGCCCACCATCGACTACGTGGTGGTGAAGATCCCGCGGTGGGCCTTCGAAAAATTCCCCAACGCCGACACCCAGCTCGGTACGCAGATGAAGTCGGTGGGCGAGACCATGGCCATCGGCCGGACCTTCAAGGAAGCGCTCCAGAAAGGGCTCAGGGGCCTGGAGATAGACCGCCACGGCCTCGGCGCGGATGGGAAGGACGCGGTGGACGCCGGCACTCTGGCCGCGGGACGGGCGGACGGGAAGGACGCGGTGGACGCCGGCACCCTGGCCGCGGGACGGGCGGACGGACGGGCGGACGGCGTGCTGGATGACCTCAGGGAGCAGATGTCCCGGCCCACGGCGGAGCGCATCTTCCAGATCAAGACCGCCCTTCAGCTCGGCATGCCCATCGAAGAGATCTACACGTTGACCGGCGTCGATCCCTGGTTCCTGCACAACCTGCGGGACATCGTCGAGCTCGAGGGCGAAATCGGCGCGCACCGGAACGGGTCCATGCCCCGAAAACTGCTGCACAGGGCCAAGCAGGCCGGTTTCTCCGACGTGCAGATCGCCCACCTGACCGGCAGCGACGAGCGGTCGGTCCGCGCCCGGCGCATCGAGGCGCGCGTGGACGCCGTGTTCAAGACCGTCGACACCTGCGCGGCCGAGTTCGAGGCCATGACGCCCTACTACTATTCGACCTACGAGACCGAGAATGAGACCCGGCCCAAGACGCGGAAGACGATCATGATCCTTGGCGGCGGGCCGAATCGCATCGGCCAGGGGATCGAGTTCGACTACTGCTGCGTGCAAGCGGTCATGGCGCTGAAGGAGGACGGGTACGAGACGATCATGGTCAACAGCAACCCGGAGACCGTGAGCACCGATTACGACATCTCGGACCGGCTGTTCTTCGAGCCTCTCACCTTCGAAGACGTGATGAACATCGTCGAGACGGAAAAGCCGGACGGCGTGATCGTCCAGTTCGGCGGGCAGACGCCCCTCAAGCTGGCCCTGCCGCTCGAGCGCGCGGGCGTGCCCATTATCGGCACCTCGCCCGACAGCATCGACCTGGCCGAGGACCGCAAGCGGTTCGGCGCCCTGACGACGGAGTTGGGCATCCCCCATCCGCCCCACGGGACGGTCTTCTCCTTCGAAGAGGCCCGCGAGGTGGCGGGCGAGATCGGATACCCCGTGCTGGTGCGGCCTTCCTACGTCCTCGGCGGCCGCAACATGGCTCTGGTCTACGACGACGACTCCCTGCAGACCTACATGCGGACCGCCGTCCACGTGTCGCCCGAACATCCCATCCTCATCGACAAGTTCCTCGAGGACGCCTTCGAGTACGACGTGGACGCCATCTCCGACGGGACGGACGTCGTCCTGGGCGGGATCATGGAACACATCGAGGAGGCGGGCATCCATTCCGGCGACAGCGCCTGCGTGCTACCGCCCTACATGGTCAAGCCCATGCACATCGACACGATGAGGACCTACACCCACGCCCTGGCGAGAAGCCTCAAGGTCGTCGGCCTGATCAACGTGCAGTACGCCATCAAGAATGACGTCGTCTACGTGCTGGAGGTCAACCCGCGGGCCTCGCGTACGATACCTTTCGTGTCCAAGGCCATCGGCGTGCCCCTCGCCCAGCTCGCGGCGCAGGTCATGGCCGGGAAGACGCTGCGCGAACTCGGGTTCACCGAGGAGATCATCCCGCCCTACGCTTCGGTGAAGGAGGTCGTGCTGCCCTTCGTCAAATTCGCCGGTTCGGACAGCCTGCTCGGGCCCGAAATGAAATCGACCGGTGAAGTCATGGGCATCTACGAAGAGCCGGGGATCGCCTTCGCCAAGGGGCAGAGCGCGGCAGGCGGCTCCCTGCCCCTGTCCGGCACCGTCCTGGTCAGCGTCAACGCCTTCGACCACGAGAATGTCGTGGATATCGCCCGGGAGCTCGATATGCTGGGCTTCACGATCATGGCGACGAGCGGCACCGGCCGCACGCTGGAGGACGCCGGCCTGGAGGTGGTCCGGGTCAACAAGGTCTGGGAGGGCGAACCGCACATCGTGGACCACATCCGGCGGAGCGACATTCAACTCATCATCAACACGCCCCTGGGCAAAAGCGCGCGGGACGACGACTACATGATCCGCCGCGCAGCCATCGAGGCGAACATCCCGTGCATCACCACGCTCTCGGCGGCCTGGTCCGCGGTCAAGGCCATCCAGGCGCTCAAGAACGAAGGCCGCGAGATCTCCGTGAAGAGCCTGCAGGAGTGGCACGAGACGTTGAAAGAAGCGAGGGCTTGA
- a CDS encoding tetratricopeptide repeat protein translates to MIRTARLFVVFLLLSAVETPPPATAQGTTAQDGAAFEQATEEGRVARQHYVDRIEELQAEVSRQNARLRTAGAGNSEEQARRNETILALARLHATVGQYGQAVELLKSEVERADATGDAGAPGAAGATSDAAETGATTAIGEMRALLGRLLLRLGRYDEAESALAAARSRRGGPALASVRLAEVYFTTGRTEEGLELCREVLRDTGTQGPANAPNLMAAGLAARYLELSHEANAFLAAATRADSGHLDAYVAWGRLFLDKHNSAEATGIFEDALTIDPGYPPALIGLAEAVAEKQPLPAEAVVRKALAINPALMEGRHFLAGLHLTDEAYEDAIGQLDQALEVNPESPGTHALLAAAYHGQGRQADFEGARQRVLDINSSYGRMYEIIANHLTRRYRFRESVEMGRRAIETDPVLWSAYAGLGISLTRVGEMDEARRMLEQAFDRDPFDTRTYNTLELLDSFEDFETRERGPFILKIHRDEDAVYGKLALDLLEEAHRTIAPRYGFTPGGHVHVEMLPDNDDFMVRIAGVPGTGGLLGVCFGEVVVANSPRARPKGTFNWGQTLWHEYVHVTHLQQTRNRIPRWLAEGIAVYETRLARPEWDMDLEAEFTEAAVQGELLAVSELNRGFTRPKSRNQIVLSYYQASIVVEYIVDTFGFEAVRHMLDLYNRNRTTAEVVREVTGRSMEDFDQAFADYTEKRIAGLRRVLQFKPSRDEKPSMAELEAMATEHPESFFAHLMLGQALHMQKRYEEAIAPLERARTLYAHYTHAGNPHALLAEIYLEQGNTEAAMEALEALTAVDEDDIESCKTLAGLYAREGRRGDALRILERAVMIDPFDAEIRKIRAGLYERDGRPDLAVPEYEAVLAVETTDRVQAQYDLARAYLAAGRKDDARKAALKALEDAPGFEAAQEVLLRSLE, encoded by the coding sequence ATGATAAGAACCGCCCGTCTGTTCGTGGTGTTTCTGCTGCTCTCCGCGGTGGAAACCCCTCCTCCTGCAACCGCCCAGGGCACAACAGCCCAGGACGGCGCCGCCTTCGAACAGGCGACCGAGGAAGGCCGCGTTGCGCGCCAGCACTACGTGGACCGGATCGAGGAACTCCAGGCGGAGGTTTCACGGCAGAACGCCCGCCTGCGCACCGCTGGCGCCGGCAATTCGGAGGAGCAGGCGCGGCGCAACGAGACGATCCTGGCGCTGGCGAGGCTTCATGCAACCGTCGGACAGTATGGGCAGGCCGTCGAACTCCTGAAGAGCGAGGTGGAGCGGGCGGATGCGACTGGCGATGCGGGCGCACCTGGAGCCGCGGGCGCGACGAGCGACGCGGCCGAAACCGGCGCGACGACCGCGATCGGCGAGATGCGCGCGTTGCTCGGTAGACTTCTCCTGCGCCTGGGCCGGTATGACGAAGCGGAGTCCGCCCTGGCCGCCGCCCGGTCCCGCCGGGGCGGGCCGGCGCTGGCTTCCGTTCGGCTCGCGGAGGTGTATTTCACGACGGGCAGGACCGAGGAGGGCCTTGAACTGTGCCGCGAAGTCCTGAGGGACACGGGAACGCAAGGGCCGGCGAACGCACCGAACCTGATGGCCGCGGGGCTCGCCGCGCGGTACCTGGAGCTTTCTCACGAGGCCAATGCCTTTCTGGCCGCGGCCACCCGTGCCGACAGCGGGCACCTCGATGCCTACGTAGCGTGGGGGCGCCTCTTCCTCGACAAGCACAACAGCGCGGAAGCGACCGGGATTTTCGAGGACGCATTGACGATCGACCCTGGATATCCGCCCGCGCTGATCGGCCTGGCCGAGGCGGTTGCGGAGAAACAGCCGTTGCCGGCGGAGGCCGTGGTGAGGAAGGCGCTCGCGATCAACCCCGCGCTCATGGAGGGACGCCATTTTCTCGCGGGTCTTCACCTGACGGACGAGGCCTATGAGGATGCGATCGGCCAACTGGACCAGGCCCTGGAGGTCAACCCGGAATCACCCGGAACCCATGCCCTCCTGGCGGCGGCTTACCACGGCCAAGGCCGCCAGGCCGATTTCGAAGGCGCCCGGCAGCGCGTCCTGGACATCAATTCTTCCTATGGCCGGATGTATGAAATCATCGCGAACCACCTCACGCGGCGCTACCGGTTCCGGGAGTCCGTGGAGATGGGCCGCCGGGCGATCGAGACCGATCCCGTGCTCTGGTCGGCCTATGCCGGACTGGGGATCAGCCTGACCCGGGTCGGCGAGATGGATGAGGCCCGCCGGATGCTGGAACAGGCCTTCGACCGGGATCCCTTCGACACCCGGACCTACAACACGCTGGAGCTGCTCGACTCCTTCGAGGATTTCGAGACACGGGAACGCGGCCCGTTTATCCTGAAGATCCACCGGGACGAAGACGCCGTGTACGGAAAGCTGGCCCTCGATCTGCTCGAAGAAGCCCACCGGACGATCGCTCCGCGGTACGGATTCACGCCGGGTGGACACGTGCATGTCGAGATGCTGCCGGACAACGACGATTTCATGGTGCGCATCGCCGGCGTGCCGGGAACGGGCGGCCTGCTGGGGGTCTGCTTCGGCGAGGTGGTGGTGGCGAATTCGCCCAGGGCCCGGCCGAAGGGGACGTTCAACTGGGGGCAGACGCTCTGGCACGAGTACGTCCACGTCACCCATCTGCAGCAGACGCGCAACCGCATCCCCCGCTGGTTGGCGGAAGGCATCGCCGTCTACGAGACGCGCCTCGCCCGCCCGGAATGGGACATGGACCTGGAAGCGGAGTTCACCGAGGCGGCGGTCCAGGGCGAACTGCTCGCCGTCAGCGAGCTGAACCGGGGTTTCACCCGGCCGAAGTCACGGAACCAGATCGTCCTTTCCTACTACCAGGCCTCGATCGTCGTGGAATACATCGTGGACACCTTCGGATTCGAGGCGGTCCGGCACATGCTGGACCTGTACAACCGGAATCGGACCACTGCCGAAGTCGTTCGCGAGGTAACGGGCCGGTCCATGGAAGACTTCGACCAGGCTTTCGCGGACTATACCGAAAAGCGGATCGCCGGGCTCAGGCGCGTCCTGCAATTCAAGCCGTCGCGCGACGAGAAACCGTCCATGGCCGAACTGGAGGCGATGGCGACCGAACATCCGGAGAGTTTCTTCGCCCATCTGATGCTGGGCCAGGCGTTGCACATGCAGAAACGGTACGAAGAAGCCATCGCGCCGCTTGAGCGCGCCCGGACCCTCTACGCACATTACACCCATGCCGGAAATCCCCACGCATTGCTGGCGGAAATCTACCTCGAACAGGGGAACACGGAAGCGGCGATGGAGGCCCTCGAGGCACTCACCGCCGTTGACGAGGACGACATCGAATCCTGCAAGACCCTGGCCGGGCTCTACGCCCGGGAAGGCCGGCGCGGGGACGCCCTCCGCATCCTGGAACGGGCCGTCATGATCGATCCCTTCGACGCCGAGATCCGCAAGATACGCGCCGGTTTGTACGAACGGGATGGAAGGCCGGACCTAGCCGTGCCGGAGTACGAAGCCGTGCTGGCGGTCGAGACCACCGACCGGGTGCAGGCGCAGTACGACCTGGCCCGCGCATACCTGGCGGCGGGAAGGAAGGACGACGCCAGGAAGGCCGCACTGAAAGCCCTGGAGGACGCGCCCGGATTCGAAGCCGCCCAGGAAGTCCTGCTCCGGTCGCTGGAATAA